The following are from one region of the Methyloversatilis discipulorum genome:
- a CDS encoding CoA-binding protein, which produces MFTNPAPQAIADLLRRVRTVAVVGLSPNESRPSHRVARGMQRFGWRIVPVRPAVTEVLGEQAYGSLADIPEDLRRQIDLVDLFIAADRVGAFVDQAIALGLPAVWLQDGVIDEAAALRAQAAGLTVVMDRCVWRDYSSMVTE; this is translated from the coding sequence ATGTTTACGAATCCTGCGCCGCAGGCCATCGCAGACCTGTTGCGCCGCGTGCGCACGGTTGCCGTGGTCGGCCTGTCGCCGAACGAATCCCGCCCCAGTCATCGCGTCGCCCGCGGCATGCAGCGCTTCGGCTGGCGCATCGTGCCGGTGCGTCCGGCGGTGACCGAAGTGCTGGGCGAGCAGGCCTACGGTTCGCTGGCCGACATTCCCGAAGACCTGCGCCGGCAGATCGATCTGGTCGACCTCTTCATTGCTGCCGACCGCGTCGGCGCCTTTGTCGACCAGGCGATCGCGCTCGGCCTGCCCGCCGTATGGCTGCAGGACGGCGTGATCGACGAGGCGGCGGCGCTGCGCGCGCAGGCGGCCGGTCTGACCGTCGTGATGGACCGCTGCGTCTGGCGCGACTACAGCTCGATGGTGACTGAATGA
- a CDS encoding lysophospholipid acyltransferase family protein produces the protein MSDLASRVAMGAFRLLSHLPLRTLQAIGAIAGRLIHARSARFRREFDRNLTSAIPGADAALIREAAAHSGRAMLELPWIWMRPRPAVVAGVVGVSGWEHVERLHASGRGVVLLTPHMGAFEIAARLIGSRIPITVLYRAPRQDWLRPLMEQGRDGDGVSLAAADGTGVRRLLRTIKDGGLVGILPDQVPANGEGMWADFFGRPAYTMTLAARLTSMAAGTVMVFAERLPAGRGFHLHFIEPEVPVEGDTAQRVEAINRNVEALVRRYPAQYIWGYKRYKCPPGVQRPAPVE, from the coding sequence ATGTCAGACCTCGCGAGCCGGGTGGCCATGGGGGCCTTCCGGCTGCTTTCCCATCTTCCGCTGCGCACGCTGCAGGCGATCGGCGCCATCGCCGGCCGCCTGATCCACGCGCGCTCCGCCCGTTTCCGGCGCGAGTTCGACCGCAATCTGACGTCGGCGATACCTGGCGCCGACGCCGCGCTGATCCGCGAGGCGGCCGCCCATTCCGGGCGCGCCATGCTCGAACTGCCGTGGATCTGGATGCGGCCGCGCCCCGCCGTAGTGGCCGGCGTGGTCGGGGTCAGCGGCTGGGAACACGTCGAGCGGCTGCACGCCAGCGGCCGCGGTGTAGTGCTGCTGACGCCGCACATGGGCGCTTTCGAGATCGCCGCCCGGCTGATCGGTTCGCGCATCCCGATCACCGTGCTCTACCGCGCACCGCGCCAGGACTGGCTGCGCCCGCTGATGGAGCAGGGGCGCGACGGCGACGGTGTGTCGCTGGCGGCAGCCGACGGCACCGGCGTGCGCCGGCTGCTGCGCACCATCAAGGACGGCGGTCTGGTCGGCATCCTGCCGGACCAGGTGCCGGCCAATGGCGAAGGCATGTGGGCCGACTTCTTCGGTCGCCCGGCCTACACGATGACGCTGGCCGCCCGGCTCACCTCGATGGCGGCTGGCACGGTGATGGTGTTCGCCGAGCGGCTGCCGGCCGGGCGCGGTTTCCACCTGCATTTCATCGAGCCCGAAGTACCGGTCGAAGGCGATACCGCGCAGCGGGTCGAGGCGATCAACCGCAATGTCGAAGCGCTGGTGCGCCGGTATCCGGCGCAGTACATCTGGGGCTACAAGCGCTACAAGTGCCCGCCGGGTGTGCAGCGGCCCGCCCCTGTAGAATGA